In one window of Gouania willdenowi chromosome 8, fGouWil2.1, whole genome shotgun sequence DNA:
- the hook2 gene encoding protein Hook homolog 2 isoform X1, translated as MSVDKAELCDSLLTWLQTFHVPSCTSKHDLISGVAIAHVLHKIDPAWFNATWLGRIKEDNGDNWRLKVSNLKKILKSMLEYYHDVLGHQLSEEHLPDVSLIGEMGDVTELGKLVQLVLGCAVSCEKKQERIQQIMTLEESVQHVVMTAIQELLSKEPSSEPGSPETYGGFDYQSRKYYFLSEAADEKEDLSRRCRDLEHQLSMALEEKSSLQTEMRSLKEKLNRRDSLDASAITGKKLLLLQSQMEQLQEENYRLENSRDDMRVRGEMLEREVGELQHQNETLTSLAQEAQALKDEMDILRHSSDRVNQLEALVDTYKRKLEDLGDLRRQVRLLEERNTVYMQKTCELEEELRRANAVRSQLDAYKRQVHELHNKHSAEAMKAEKWQFEYKNLHDKFDALLKEKERLLSERDTLRETNDELRCAQVQQKCLSGAGGLCENDVAVGNLAEEIMPTELKETMVRLQSENKMLCVQEETYRRELTEAQAGLEEAQRTKNVLETQNRLNQQQISELRSHIEELQKLLQERDSKNEDAISSLLKKKLEEHLEKLHEAHSDLQKKREVIDDLEPKVDGNMAKKIDELQEILRRKDEDMKRMEERYKRYVERARTVIKTLDPQQQPPTVMPGVQALKNQVMEKERKIQHLEHDYEKSRARHDLEEKLLITAWYNMGMVLHQKVSSERLGPSNQSMSFLAQQRQSTNARRALTRHNPR; from the exons ATGAGTGTGGACAAAGCTGAGCTGTGTGACTCCCTGCTAACCTGG TTGCAGACCTTCCACGTGCCGTCATGCACCAGCAAGCACGACCTGATAAGTGGCGTCGCCATCGCACACGTTCTGCACAAAAT AGACCCTGCTTGGTTTAATGCGACGTGGTTGGGTAGAATAAAGGAGGACAACGGGGACAACTGGCGTCTCAAA GTCAGCAACTTGAAAAAGATTCTCAAAAGCATGCTGGAGTATTACCATGAC GTGCTCGGTCATCAGCTGTCTGAGGAGCATTTGCCCGACGTGAGCCTCATCGGTGAAATGGGCGACGTCACCGAGCTGGGGAAGCTGGTGCAGCTGGTGTTGGGCTGTGCTGTCAGCTGTGAGAAGAAACAAG AGAGAATCCAGCAGATAATGACACTGGAGGAGTCTGTCCAGCATGTTGTGATGACAGCCATTCAGGAG CTCTTATCAAAGGAACCTTCCTCTGAACCAGGAAGCCCCGAAACCTATGGAGGCTTTGACTATcag TCCAGGAAGTATTACTTTCTGAGTGAAGCGGCTGACGAGAAGGAGGATTTGAGTCGGCGCTGTCGAGACCTCGAGCATCAG CTGTCGATGGCTCTGGAGGAAAAGTCGTCCCTGCAGACGGAGATGCGCTCTCTGAAAGAGAAGCTTAATCGCCGCGACTCTCTGGACGCCTCCGCCATCACCGGCAAGAAGCTGCTGCTACTCCAGAGTCAGATGGAGCAGCTCCAGGAGGAGAACTACAG gctGGAGAACAGCCGGGACGACATGCGTGTGCGTGGAGAGATGCTGGAGCGCGAGGTCGGCGAGCTTCAACACCAAAACGAGACTCTGACCAGCCTGGCTCAGGAGGCGCAGGCCCTCAAGGACGAGATGGACATCCTCAG ACACTCGTCTGACCGGGTGAACCAACTGGAGGCGCTGGTGGACACGTACAAACGAAAGCTGGAGGATTTGGGAGACCTGCGCAGACAGGTTCGCCTCCTGGAGGAGCGCAACACCGTCTACATGCAGAAAACCTGtgagctggaggaggagcttaGACGCGCCAACGCCGTACGCAGTCAGCTGGACGCCTACAAGAGACag GTTCACGAGTTGCACAACAAACATTCTGCAGAGGCCATGAAAGCTGAGAAATGGCAGTTTGAGTACAAGAACCTTCATGACAAGTTTGACGCTCTGCTCAAAGAGAAAGAA cgTCTGCTCTCAGAACGAGACACGCTCCGGGAGACCAATGACGAGCTCAGGTGTGCACAAGTCCAGCAGAAATGTCTCAGCGGAGCAG GAGGCCTGTGTGAAAATGACGTCGCGGTGGGAAACCTCGCTGAAGAGATCATGCCCACCGAGCTCAA agaGACGATGGTGCGTCTCCAGAGTGAGAACAAGATGCTGTGCGTCCAGGAGGAGACCTACAGACGGGAGCTGACGGAGGCTCAGGCTGGTCTGGAGGAGGCTCAGCGCACCAAGAATGTTCTGGAAACACAGAACAG ACTGAACCAGCAGCAGATCTCGGAGCTGCGCTCGCACATCGAGGAGCTGCAGAAACTGCTGCAGGAGCGTGACAGCAAGAATGAGGAT GCCATC tCCTCCCTGTTGAAGAAGAAGCTAGAGGAGCACCT GGAGAAGCTGCACGAGGCTCATTCAGACCTGCAGAAGAAACGAGAGGTCATCGACGACCTGGAGCCCAAAGTGGATGGAAACA TGGCCAAAAAGATCGACGAGCTCCAGGAGATCCTGAGGAGGAAGGACGAGGACATGAAGCGGATGGAGGAGCGATACAAACGCTACGTGGAGCGAGCGAGAACG GTGATTAAAACTCTGGATCCTCAGCAGCAGCCGCCCACTGTGATGCCTGGCGTCCAGGCTTTGAAGAACCAGGTGATGGAGAAGGAGAGGAAGATCCAGCATCTGGAg CACGATTATGAGAAGAGTCGAGCCCGACACGATCTAGAAGAGAAACTCCTCATCACAGCCTGGTACAACATG GGAATGGTGCTGCATCAGAAGGTTTCCAGTGAGCGTCTCGGTCCTTCCAACCAGTCCATGTCGTTCCTGGCTCAGCAGAGACAGTCCACCAATGCCAGGAGAGCGCTAACTCGACACAACCCCAGATGA
- the hook2 gene encoding protein Hook homolog 2 isoform X2 yields the protein MSVDKAELCDSLLTWLQTFHVPSCTSKHDLISGVAIAHVLHKIDPAWFNATWLGRIKEDNGDNWRLKVSNLKKILKSMLEYYHDVLGHQLSEEHLPDVSLIGEMGDVTELGKLVQLVLGCAVSCEKKQERIQQIMTLEESVQHVVMTAIQELLSKEPSSEPGSPETYGGFDYQSRKYYFLSEAADEKEDLSRRCRDLEHQLSMALEEKSSLQTEMRSLKEKLNRRDSLDASAITGKKLLLLQSQMEQLQEENYRLENSRDDMRVRGEMLEREVGELQHQNETLTSLAQEAQALKDEMDILRHSSDRVNQLEALVDTYKRKLEDLGDLRRQVRLLEERNTVYMQKTCELEEELRRANAVRSQLDAYKRQVHELHNKHSAEAMKAEKWQFEYKNLHDKFDALLKEKERLLSERDTLRETNDELRCAQVQQKCLSGAGGLCENDVAVGNLAEEIMPTELKETMVRLQSENKMLCVQEETYRRELTEAQAGLEEAQRTKNVLETQNRLNQQQISELRSHIEELQKLLQERDSKNEDSSLLKKKLEEHLEKLHEAHSDLQKKREVIDDLEPKVDGNMAKKIDELQEILRRKDEDMKRMEERYKRYVERARTVIKTLDPQQQPPTVMPGVQALKNQVMEKERKIQHLEHDYEKSRARHDLEEKLLITAWYNMGMVLHQKVSSERLGPSNQSMSFLAQQRQSTNARRALTRHNPR from the exons ATGAGTGTGGACAAAGCTGAGCTGTGTGACTCCCTGCTAACCTGG TTGCAGACCTTCCACGTGCCGTCATGCACCAGCAAGCACGACCTGATAAGTGGCGTCGCCATCGCACACGTTCTGCACAAAAT AGACCCTGCTTGGTTTAATGCGACGTGGTTGGGTAGAATAAAGGAGGACAACGGGGACAACTGGCGTCTCAAA GTCAGCAACTTGAAAAAGATTCTCAAAAGCATGCTGGAGTATTACCATGAC GTGCTCGGTCATCAGCTGTCTGAGGAGCATTTGCCCGACGTGAGCCTCATCGGTGAAATGGGCGACGTCACCGAGCTGGGGAAGCTGGTGCAGCTGGTGTTGGGCTGTGCTGTCAGCTGTGAGAAGAAACAAG AGAGAATCCAGCAGATAATGACACTGGAGGAGTCTGTCCAGCATGTTGTGATGACAGCCATTCAGGAG CTCTTATCAAAGGAACCTTCCTCTGAACCAGGAAGCCCCGAAACCTATGGAGGCTTTGACTATcag TCCAGGAAGTATTACTTTCTGAGTGAAGCGGCTGACGAGAAGGAGGATTTGAGTCGGCGCTGTCGAGACCTCGAGCATCAG CTGTCGATGGCTCTGGAGGAAAAGTCGTCCCTGCAGACGGAGATGCGCTCTCTGAAAGAGAAGCTTAATCGCCGCGACTCTCTGGACGCCTCCGCCATCACCGGCAAGAAGCTGCTGCTACTCCAGAGTCAGATGGAGCAGCTCCAGGAGGAGAACTACAG gctGGAGAACAGCCGGGACGACATGCGTGTGCGTGGAGAGATGCTGGAGCGCGAGGTCGGCGAGCTTCAACACCAAAACGAGACTCTGACCAGCCTGGCTCAGGAGGCGCAGGCCCTCAAGGACGAGATGGACATCCTCAG ACACTCGTCTGACCGGGTGAACCAACTGGAGGCGCTGGTGGACACGTACAAACGAAAGCTGGAGGATTTGGGAGACCTGCGCAGACAGGTTCGCCTCCTGGAGGAGCGCAACACCGTCTACATGCAGAAAACCTGtgagctggaggaggagcttaGACGCGCCAACGCCGTACGCAGTCAGCTGGACGCCTACAAGAGACag GTTCACGAGTTGCACAACAAACATTCTGCAGAGGCCATGAAAGCTGAGAAATGGCAGTTTGAGTACAAGAACCTTCATGACAAGTTTGACGCTCTGCTCAAAGAGAAAGAA cgTCTGCTCTCAGAACGAGACACGCTCCGGGAGACCAATGACGAGCTCAGGTGTGCACAAGTCCAGCAGAAATGTCTCAGCGGAGCAG GAGGCCTGTGTGAAAATGACGTCGCGGTGGGAAACCTCGCTGAAGAGATCATGCCCACCGAGCTCAA agaGACGATGGTGCGTCTCCAGAGTGAGAACAAGATGCTGTGCGTCCAGGAGGAGACCTACAGACGGGAGCTGACGGAGGCTCAGGCTGGTCTGGAGGAGGCTCAGCGCACCAAGAATGTTCTGGAAACACAGAACAG ACTGAACCAGCAGCAGATCTCGGAGCTGCGCTCGCACATCGAGGAGCTGCAGAAACTGCTGCAGGAGCGTGACAGCAAGAATGAGGAT tCCTCCCTGTTGAAGAAGAAGCTAGAGGAGCACCT GGAGAAGCTGCACGAGGCTCATTCAGACCTGCAGAAGAAACGAGAGGTCATCGACGACCTGGAGCCCAAAGTGGATGGAAACA TGGCCAAAAAGATCGACGAGCTCCAGGAGATCCTGAGGAGGAAGGACGAGGACATGAAGCGGATGGAGGAGCGATACAAACGCTACGTGGAGCGAGCGAGAACG GTGATTAAAACTCTGGATCCTCAGCAGCAGCCGCCCACTGTGATGCCTGGCGTCCAGGCTTTGAAGAACCAGGTGATGGAGAAGGAGAGGAAGATCCAGCATCTGGAg CACGATTATGAGAAGAGTCGAGCCCGACACGATCTAGAAGAGAAACTCCTCATCACAGCCTGGTACAACATG GGAATGGTGCTGCATCAGAAGGTTTCCAGTGAGCGTCTCGGTCCTTCCAACCAGTCCATGTCGTTCCTGGCTCAGCAGAGACAGTCCACCAATGCCAGGAGAGCGCTAACTCGACACAACCCCAGATGA